The Triticum dicoccoides isolate Atlit2015 ecotype Zavitan chromosome 6A, WEW_v2.0, whole genome shotgun sequence genome has a window encoding:
- the LOC119315221 gene encoding KIN17-like protein translates to MGKSDFLTPKAIANRIKAKGLQKLRWYCQMCQKQCRDENGFKCHCMSESHQRQMAIFGQAPDRVVEGFSDEFLEEFLTLLRRAHRSSRVAATVIYNEFIADRHHVHMNSTRWATLTEFVKFLGREGHAKVEDTPKGWFITYIDRDSEQAIKARLKRKRVKSDLAEDERQELMIARQIERAQKAQANGEEDDDANADDDLGSEDDEYSGSDEDDQEEHQEEGKEANKPTGKIAIALQRAVPPPKINPFDDKPKMKFGFEEEEEEVPNKKAKVAGKATDTRRSAIDDLMKEEEKAKERSNRKDYWLCPGIVVKVMSKSLAEKGYYKQKGLVKRVIDKYVGEIEMLESKHVLRVDQDELETVLPQIGGLVRIVNGAYRGSNARLLSVDTERFSAKLQVEKGLYDGKVLKAIEYEDICKVAQ, encoded by the coding sequence ATGGGGAAGAGCGACTTCCTGACGCCCAAGGCGATCGCGAACCGGATCAAGGCCAAGGGGCTGCAGAAGCTGCGGTGGTACTGCCAGATGTGCCAGAAGCAGTGCCGCGACGAGAACGGCTTCAAGTGCCACTGCATGTCGGAGTCGCACCAGCGGCAGATGGCCATCTTCGGCCAGGCCCCCGACCGCGTCGTCGAGGGCTTCTCCGACGAGTTCCTCGAGGAGTTCCTCACCCTGCTCCGCCGCGCCCACCGCAGCTCCCGCGTCGCCGCCACCGTCATCTACAACGAGTTCATCGCCGACCGCCACCACGTGCACATGAACTCCACCCGCTGGGCCACGCTCACCGAGTTCGTCAagttcctcggccgcgagggccaCGCCAAAGTCGAGGACACGCCCAAGGGCTGGTTCATCACCTACATCGACCGCGACTCGGAGCAGGCCATCAAGGCCAGGCTCAAGCGCAAGAGGGTCAAGTCCGACCTCGCCGAGGACGAGCGCCAGGAGCTCATGATTGCCCGTCAGATCGAGCGTGCACAGAAAGCCCAGGCTAATGGCGAAGAAGACGATGATGCTAATGCTGATGATGACCTCGGCAGCGAGGATGATGAGTATTCGGGATCAGACGAGGATGATCAGGAAGAACATCAGGAGGAGGGGAAAGAGGCCAATAAGCCAACTGGGAAGATTGCCATTGCGCTCCAGCGGGCTGTGCCGCCGCCTAAGATTAATCCTTTTGATGATAAGCCAAAGATGAAATTTGGcttcgaggaggaagaggaggaggtgcccaACAAGAAGGCGAAAGTTGCAGGGAAGGCAACGGACACCAGGAGGTCGGCAATTGATGATCTgatgaaggaggaggagaaggccaAGGAGCGGAGCAACCGGAAGGACTACTGGCTGTGCCCTGGTATCGTTGTCAAGGTGATGAGCAAGTCGCTGGCCGAGAAGGGGTACTACAAGCAGAAGGGATTGGTGAAGAGGGTGATTGATAAGTATGTCGGGGAGATTGAGATGCTGGAGAGCAAGCATGTTCTCAGGGTCGACCAGGATGAGCTTGAGACTGTCCTCCCGCAGATTGGTGGGCTGGTGCGGATTGTTAACGGGGCTTACCGGGGCTCGAATGCAAGGCTGCTCTCAGTGGACACAGAGAGATTCTCCGCCAAACTGCAGGTTGAAAAGGGCCTCTATGATGGGAAAGTTCTCAAGGCTATTGAGTATGAGGACATTTGCAAGGTTGCTCAGTGA